A single genomic interval of Zobellia nedashkovskayae harbors:
- a CDS encoding reprolysin-like metallopeptidase, which translates to MVTKLRLVFSITIAFLSFYASAQSEYWESSSMNKSSYKRVSQELSAEGGKVFALQEKRFKEDLKSSTISKSTSRIVYFPNSSGKMVAYSVKETPVLSEALSKKYPEIKSFSGQAVNNRENRIRFSISQKDVQAMIVSANKDESSFIEKVDDDKYIVYSRSAKAADEEDFICSTQEKVLSAGANLTAKPLDGRVLRKYRLAVSATAEYTEYHGGTVVDALAAINATITRINEVFETDLAVRLELVADTDKIIYTNAATDPYKSSDPNQTTVSLSLLGGQAQATLTSEIGETNYDIGHVFHKGENGGNAGFIGAVCVTNRKGSAYSSSQVPKGDKFDLDFVAHEMGHQLGANHTWSYEFEGTLVQVEPGSGSTIMGYAGITDVNDVAARGDDYFHYISIKQIIENLETKTCGEVVGITNNPPVVTDLEDYVIPKSTAFVLEGIATDPDVGDVLTYTWEQIDNGVVTQASFGPNNASGANFRSRLPSLAPIRYFPMLSQVVIGNLTQTFPTRGSAWETVSDVERDMNFAFSVRDNAPGGGQVVSELTNIAVVNSAGPFQVTSQAVAETYVAGEIMQIDWDVAGTDILPIATKNVEIILSVDGGVTFTVPLASGVDNDGSHKVVVPGVAAEKARIMVKASDNVYYAVNSTDFSIEASQFVMNFSELEYEACHFDDLIIPFIYEAYLDFDEEVVFTVTDAPENLGITFMPDTVSVDGTRIDMLLENTENVIEGAYSLNVMAVSPSVSKEITIDLKIYDTDFPAVELLAPADNLVDAATTELLQWEDDISYTSYEVHIATDDAFANLVELATVTTNSYVPTELGNQTDYYWRVKPINVCGEGEFSIIRKFSTIQVDCTNKRARDLPLEISAAERTTVTSKITFFEDLKVDGINVKLNIDHEYLEDLVITLTSPNNTVVPLISSSCGDLENIDATFDDDAPNFMCGATANTAISGTVKPLGSLSSFNGESVLGEWTLTVIDNAARDGGVINEFSLDICVEGEFRPDVDNDGVFDDGDDLCLNTPEGAEVDSSGCEVYRFAADNFEITVQSESCRNNDDGIITISTLLPLDYTISITGNNTDVTNTFTNVFSLSSLTSGVYTLCVNASGAEADYEEFCAQVIVSQPDPLGVTSSISADGKQIILSMEGADAYTVELNGKTVLTDKSEITLDLQSGGNTLRVSTGLSCQGVHEDSFFVGSDPIVFPNPFDTYTRVVLGTSTEKVRIDIFTISGALVKTEEGTPRGGGIDLDFTSLQSGIYIVKVKGETIEGTVKVIKR; encoded by the coding sequence TTCGCAGGAATTGAGTGCAGAAGGTGGAAAAGTTTTTGCCTTACAGGAGAAACGTTTTAAGGAAGATTTAAAATCTTCAACTATCTCTAAAAGTACTTCAAGAATTGTCTATTTTCCAAATTCAAGCGGAAAAATGGTTGCATATAGCGTGAAAGAAACGCCTGTTTTGTCTGAAGCTCTTTCAAAAAAATACCCTGAAATAAAATCTTTTTCTGGTCAAGCCGTAAATAATAGAGAGAATCGTATAAGATTCAGTATTTCTCAGAAAGATGTGCAGGCCATGATTGTGTCCGCCAATAAAGATGAAAGTAGCTTTATAGAAAAGGTAGATGACGATAAATATATTGTATACTCTAGAAGTGCTAAGGCCGCAGATGAAGAAGATTTTATCTGTAGCACTCAAGAAAAGGTATTATCTGCTGGGGCTAACCTAACGGCCAAACCTCTTGACGGGCGTGTACTCCGGAAATATAGATTAGCAGTTTCTGCTACTGCTGAATATACTGAATATCATGGAGGTACGGTTGTAGATGCATTGGCAGCGATCAACGCCACTATAACCAGAATTAATGAGGTTTTTGAAACAGATTTAGCTGTTCGTCTTGAACTTGTTGCTGACACGGATAAAATTATTTATACCAATGCTGCTACAGACCCTTATAAAAGTTCTGATCCCAATCAAACCACGGTAAGTTTGAGTTTGTTAGGCGGCCAGGCCCAAGCTACACTCACTAGTGAGATAGGAGAAACAAATTACGATATTGGGCATGTTTTTCATAAAGGTGAAAACGGCGGTAATGCCGGTTTTATAGGTGCTGTCTGTGTGACCAATAGAAAAGGAAGTGCGTATTCTTCAAGTCAAGTTCCAAAGGGAGATAAATTCGATTTAGATTTTGTAGCTCACGAAATGGGGCATCAATTGGGGGCAAACCATACTTGGTCTTACGAGTTTGAGGGAACCTTAGTTCAGGTAGAACCTGGTAGCGGTTCTACTATTATGGGTTACGCAGGTATAACAGACGTAAATGATGTGGCTGCTAGAGGAGATGATTATTTTCATTACATCAGTATAAAACAAATTATAGAAAATCTAGAGACTAAAACTTGTGGAGAGGTAGTAGGTATTACAAATAATCCACCAGTAGTTACTGATTTAGAAGATTACGTCATTCCAAAATCTACTGCTTTTGTATTAGAAGGTATTGCTACCGACCCTGATGTAGGGGATGTTCTTACCTATACATGGGAGCAGATAGATAATGGTGTTGTTACCCAAGCCTCTTTTGGCCCCAATAATGCTAGCGGAGCAAATTTCAGGTCTAGACTACCAAGTTTAGCTCCTATAAGATATTTTCCAATGCTCTCACAAGTGGTTATAGGTAATTTAACCCAGACCTTTCCTACTAGAGGTTCTGCTTGGGAAACAGTGTCAGATGTTGAGAGAGATATGAATTTTGCATTCTCCGTAAGGGACAATGCACCGGGAGGAGGACAAGTAGTGTCGGAACTAACGAATATTGCCGTTGTTAATAGTGCAGGTCCTTTTCAGGTTACCTCACAAGCGGTTGCAGAAACTTATGTGGCCGGTGAAATAATGCAAATAGATTGGGATGTTGCAGGAACGGATATATTGCCTATTGCAACTAAAAATGTGGAAATTATACTTTCTGTTGATGGAGGTGTGACTTTTACGGTTCCCTTAGCTTCGGGAGTAGACAATGACGGGTCTCATAAAGTTGTGGTTCCAGGAGTTGCCGCTGAGAAGGCTCGCATTATGGTCAAGGCATCCGATAATGTCTATTATGCTGTAAATTCAACAGATTTTAGTATTGAAGCTTCACAGTTTGTGATGAATTTTTCAGAGCTAGAATATGAAGCATGTCATTTTGATGATCTTATTATTCCTTTTATTTACGAAGCGTATTTAGATTTTGACGAAGAGGTTGTTTTTACAGTGACAGATGCACCGGAAAATTTAGGAATTACTTTTATGCCAGATACCGTATCTGTGGATGGAACAAGAATAGATATGTTGCTGGAGAATACGGAAAATGTTATAGAAGGTGCTTATTCATTAAATGTTATGGCAGTTTCGCCAAGTGTTTCAAAGGAGATTACTATAGACTTAAAAATATATGATACAGATTTCCCTGCGGTTGAGTTGTTAGCACCAGCAGATAATTTAGTTGATGCTGCAACAACGGAGCTTTTACAATGGGAAGATGATATTTCTTATACTTCATATGAAGTACATATTGCTACTGATGATGCTTTTGCCAACTTAGTGGAATTAGCTACTGTTACAACAAATAGTTATGTGCCTACTGAACTGGGTAACCAGACCGACTATTACTGGCGTGTGAAACCTATAAATGTTTGTGGAGAAGGAGAATTCAGTATTATCCGTAAGTTTAGTACAATCCAAGTAGACTGTACTAATAAGCGTGCGAGAGACCTTCCTTTGGAAATTAGTGCCGCAGAGAGAACTACGGTAACTTCAAAAATAACCTTCTTTGAAGATTTGAAAGTAGACGGTATTAATGTGAAATTAAATATTGACCATGAATATCTAGAAGATTTAGTAATAACTCTTACATCGCCCAATAATACGGTAGTTCCGTTAATTTCCAGTTCATGTGGAGATCTTGAGAATATAGATGCAACTTTTGACGATGATGCCCCTAACTTTATGTGTGGTGCTACAGCTAACACTGCAATAAGTGGAACTGTAAAGCCGCTTGGTTCACTAAGTTCTTTTAACGGAGAATCTGTATTGGGAGAATGGACCTTAACAGTTATTGATAACGCCGCTAGAGATGGTGGTGTTATCAACGAATTCTCTTTGGATATTTGTGTAGAAGGCGAATTTAGGCCAGATGTTGATAATGATGGTGTTTTTGATGATGGAGATGACCTTTGTTTGAATACTCCTGAGGGTGCCGAAGTAGATTCATCTGGTTGTGAGGTGTACCGCTTTGCTGCTGATAATTTTGAAATTACTGTACAGAGTGAATCTTGTAGGAACAATGATGACGGCATAATAACCATAAGTACTTTGCTGCCTTTGGATTATACAATCTCTATCACAGGGAATAATACTGATGTTACCAATACATTTACCAATGTTTTCTCTCTTTCAAGTTTAACCTCTGGTGTATATACCCTGTGTGTAAACGCTTCTGGCGCTGAGGCTGATTATGAAGAATTCTGTGCGCAAGTAATCGTATCTCAGCCTGATCCTCTGGGCGTTACCTCTTCTATTTCTGCAGATGGAAAGCAGATTATTCTTTCTATGGAAGGAGCAGACGCGTATACAGTAGAACTAAATGGAAAAACCGTATTGACGGATAAGTCAGAGATAACATTAGACCTTCAATCGGGAGGTAATACATTACGTGTATCTACCGGGCTTTCATGTCAGGGTGTTCATGAAGATAGTTTCTTTGTGGGCAGTGATCCAATAGTGTTTCCTAACCCATTTGATACGTATACAAGAGTTGTGTTAGGGACATCTACTGAAAAAGTAAGAATTGATATCTTTACTATAAGTGGAGCCTTGGTGAAAACGGAAGAGGGCACACCTAGAGGCGGGGGAATAGATTTAGATTTCACGTCATTACAATCAGGTATTTATATTGTGAAAGTTAAAGGAGAAACCATTGAAGGAACGGTTAAAGTGATAAAACGATGA
- the pth gene encoding aminoacyl-tRNA hydrolase gives MFQFLKSIFNKNKSVLEETNNMKKYLIIGLGNIGNEYSETRHNIGFKVLDALAKALDFSFETVKLGDIGVFKIKGRSVLCLKPSTYMNLSGKALKYWMDKENIPLENVLVITDDINLEFGSLRLKTKGSNGGHNGLKDIQNVLQTTNYNRLRFGVGADFGKGRQVEYVLGEWSETERDALKERFEKTTELVQSFVLAGVARTMNQFNGS, from the coding sequence ATGTTTCAATTTCTAAAATCAATTTTCAACAAGAACAAAAGTGTTCTAGAAGAAACCAATAACATGAAAAAATACCTGATCATTGGTCTAGGAAATATAGGTAATGAGTATTCAGAAACTCGTCATAATATTGGGTTTAAAGTTTTAGACGCCCTTGCGAAAGCATTGGATTTTTCTTTTGAGACCGTAAAATTAGGTGACATAGGTGTTTTCAAAATAAAAGGACGAAGTGTACTTTGTTTAAAACCGTCTACTTACATGAACCTCAGCGGCAAGGCATTAAAGTATTGGATGGATAAAGAGAATATCCCTTTGGAAAACGTTCTAGTAATTACAGATGATATTAACTTGGAGTTTGGGTCACTGCGTTTGAAAACAAAAGGAAGCAATGGAGGCCATAATGGCCTTAAAGACATTCAGAACGTTCTACAGACCACAAACTACAACCGCCTTAGATTTGGTGTAGGAGCAGATTTTGGCAAAGGAAGACAGGTTGAATATGTGTTAGGTGAATGGAGTGAAACAGAAAGAGATGCGCTAAAAGAACGTTTCGAGAAAACCACTGAACTGGTTCAATCTTTTGTTTTGGCCGGTGTTGCGCGAACCATGAATCAATTTAACGGGTCTTAA